One genomic segment of Brassica napus cultivar Da-Ae chromosome A3, Da-Ae, whole genome shotgun sequence includes these proteins:
- the LOC106443124 gene encoding uncharacterized protein LOC106443124: protein MAEETVRCLPDSPDVNRSWRRLSTRKLSFLYTEETLLPNYLRSPTGSCHDACKYGRKHESQEDKARVSPLKRVNRSFSGTLSFDSPLRKKKALTKSVLKPSCGSDGKKENAERSRIKVVSLSDSKTVSHSFKATVVSRRRAVEMVEKNKRVTALKLKSVAQTAAMALRRSTVNRKKVSGGSEASEPKKVVVPLRVTVTPKRCSRSLKAKKETNSSSRGHLKQTRKRVEDKCKDLVEEKTLYVIKMNTGSETIASDQNQRCVMDPPTDDLKREMCQDEAVCVVTEANDESPQQEEVEVADENENESFSEDENTTRQVKSKPISTESALNGKSMKLRFKRGKVLDVESQDNNSPRKLKFKRGKIITGADTSSKASSQRSLKTKGTNFSNAKEQQQHNPKPLEVVLKHQDTEEKIDSSRALLFNNVIEETANKLVETRKSKVKALVGAFESVISLQERNSSPTTT from the coding sequence ATGGCTGAGGAGACAGTACGTTGTTTGCCTGATTCACCGGATGTAAACAGATCATGGAGAAGGCTTTCCACTAGAAAGCTGAGTTTTCTATACACCGAAGAGACACTTCTTCCTAATTACCTCAGGTCTCCCACTGGTTCTTGTCATGATGCCTGCAAGTACGGAAGAAAACATGAATCTCAAGAAGACAAGGCTAGAGTCTCGCCTCTCAAGAGGGTTAACAGAAGCTTCTCTGGAACTCTAAGCTTTGATTCACCTTTGAGGAAGAAAAAGGCATTAACCAAATCAGTGTTGAAACCTTCTTGTGGTTCTGATGGTAAGAAGGAGAATGCAGAGAGATCAAGGATAAAGGTTGTGTCTTTATCAGATTCTAAGACGGTTTCACACTCTTTCAAAGCTACTGTTGTGTCAAGGAGAAGAGCGGTGGAGATGGTTGAGAAGAACAAGCGTGTCACTGCTTTGAAGCTGAAGTCTGTTGCGCAAACAGCAGCTATGGCTCTTAGACGCAGCACTGTGAATAGGAAGAAGGTTAGTGGAGGATCTGAAGCTTCAGAACCAAAGAAAGTAGTTGTGCCTTTGAGAGTTACAGTGACTCCAAAGCGGTGTTCTAGAAGCTTGAAGGCAAAGAAGGAGACCAATAGCTCGAGTAGAGGACATCTAAAACAAACTCGGAAGCGGGTGGAGGATAAGTGTAAAGACTTGGTTGAAGAGAAGACTCTCTATGTTATTAAGATGAACACAGGGAGTGAGACTATTGCATCTGATCAGAACCAAAGATGTGTCATGGATCCTCCTACTGATGATCTAAAGAGAGAGATGTGTCAAGATGAAGCTGTGTGTGTTGTGACTGAAGCTAATGATGAATCTCCTCAACAAGAGGAAGTAGAAGTGGCTgatgagaatgagaatgagTCTTTCTCTGAAGATGAGAACACAACAAGGCAAGTAAAAAGCAAACCCATCTCAACAGAATCCGCTCTAAACGGCAAGTCCATGAAACTGAGATTCAAAAGAGGAAAGGTCCTGGATGTTGAATCACAAGACAACAACAGTCCAAGAAAGCTGAAGTTCAAGAGAGGCAAAATCATCACCGGAGCAGACACATCCTCAAAAGCCTCAAGTCAGAGAAGCTTAAAGACCAAAGGAACAAACTTCAGCAACGCGAAGGAACAACAACAGCACAACCCCAAACCATTGGAAGTTGTTTTAAAACACCAAGACACAGAGGAGAAGATCGATTCTTCAAGAGCGTTGTTGTTCAACAATGTAATAGAGGAAACAGCTAACAAGCTTGTGGAGACTCGCAAGAGCAAAGTTAAGGCTCTTGTTGGTGCTTTTGAGTCTGTCATATCTCTCCAAGAAAGAAACTCTTCTCCAACAACAACCTAA